In one Cyclopterus lumpus isolate fCycLum1 chromosome 24, fCycLum1.pri, whole genome shotgun sequence genomic region, the following are encoded:
- the LOC117727602 gene encoding solute carrier family 22 member 2-like, whose translation MTTFDDILKEAGEFGPFQKRIFAMMCMVSMPWAGVYVGIVFQGFTPDHWCRDPAVAEKRQACGWSLDESRSLTVPLVHSSGGPQQSSCEQYEVDWNATELTCDTQELDLSKTPTRACKGGWEYDYKGRKSFVTEFDLVCSDAWLVDMFQATLNIGFLIGSIATGYLADRFGRKISFLMSNLLNGIAGILVAVAPNYVALLVFRTLYGFGVKGGWVVGYVLITELVGVEYRRTVGVIYQMFFSVGILILPLLAYFITDWRWLQVVITVPYILFLSYYWFIPESPRWLLSQNKKSKAVEITEAMAKENKMTLSKNIKNLTDENSNSCTASFMDLIRTPKMRKHTLILSFNWFTSAVVYQGLIMRLGILGGNVYIDFLISGLVEFPAAFLILFTIERVGRRIPFASANIVAGAACFITAFIPDHMFWFKTVVACIGRLGITMTFEMVVFVNTELYPTYIRNLGVSVCSTLCDVGGIVAPFLLYRLAVIWLELPLIIFGSLAFVAGGLVLLLPETRGVPLPETINDIEFPERMKENAALKEQQLNNLLLHVSTNKDPATV comes from the exons ATGACCACTTTTGACGACATCTTGAAAGAGGCTGGGGAGTTCGGCCCTTTTCAGAAGCGTATCTTCGCCATGATGTGCATGGTGTCCATGCCCTGGGCCGGTGTGTACGTCGGTATCGTCTTCCAGGGTTTCACCCCCGATCACTGGTGCCGGGACCCTGCGGTGGCGGAGAAGAGGCAGGCGTGCGGCTGGAGCCTGGACGAAAGTCGCAGTCTGACGGTGCCTCTGGTCCACAGCTCTGGGGGGCCGCAGCAGAGCAGCTGTGAGCAGTACGAGGTGGACTGGAACGCCACGGAGCTCACCTGCGATACACAGGAACTGGACCTCAGCAAAACTCCCACAAGGGCATGCAAAGGTGGCTGGGAGTACGACTACAAGGGCAGGAAATCCTTCGTTACAGAG TTTGACCTGGTGTGCTCCGACGCATGGCTGGTGGACATGTTCCAGGCCACTCTCAACATCGGCTTCCTGATTGGGAGCATCGCAACTGGCTACCTGGCCGACAG ATTTGGCAGGAAAATTAGCTTCTTGATGTCCAACCTGCTGAATGGGATCGCAGGAATCCTGGTGGCCGTGGCTCCAAACTACGTGGCTTTACTGGTTTTCAGAACGCTCTACGGGTTCGGAGTGAAAGGGGGCTGGGTGGTCGGATACGTGCTGA TCACAGAGCTCGTGGGGGTGGAGTACAGACGCACAGTGGGAGTCATTTACCAGATGTTCTTCAGTGTCGgcatcctcatcctccctctgctGGCCTACTTCATCACCGACTGGCGCTGGCTGCAGGTCGTCATCACCGTCCCCTacatcctcttcctgtcctACTACTG GTTCATCCCAGAATCTCCGAGATGGCTTCTCTCGCAGAACAAAAAGTCCAAAGCGGTGGAGATCACTGAGGCCATGGCCAAAGAGAACAAGATGACCTTGTCCAAGAACATCAAG AATCTGACAGATGAAAACTCGAACTCCTGCACTGCCTCCTTCATGGACCTGATTAGAACTCCAAAAAtgagaaaacacactttaattCTCAGCTTCAACTG GTTCACCAGCGCTGTGGTCTACCAGGGTTTGATCATGAGGCTGGGCATTCTGGGAGGAAACGTCTACATCGACTTCCTCATCTCCGGCCTGGTGGAGTTCCCTGCtgccttcctcatcctcttcaccATCGAACGTGTGGGCAGGCGCATCCCCTTCGCCTCCGCCAACATCGTAGCCGGAGCCGCCTGCTTCATCACCGCCTTCATCCCTGACC ACATGTTCTGGTTTAAGACGGTGGTGGCCTGCATCGGCCGGCTGGGCATCACCATGACCTTCGAGATGGTGGTGTTTGTTAACACCGAGCTCTACCCGACATACATCAG GAATCTCGGCGTGTCAGTCTGTTCCACTCTGTGTGACGTCGGAGGCATCGTAGCTCCCTTCTTGCTCTACAGACTCGCGGTCATCTGGCTGGAGCTGCCGCTCATCATCTTTG GGTCTCTGGCTTTCGTGGCCGGTGGTTTGGTGCTGCTGCTTCCTGAGACCAGAGGTGTGCCGCTGCCCGAGACCATCAATGACATCGAGTTCCCAGAACG AATGAAGGAGAATGCTGCACTGAAGGAACAGCAGTTGAACAACTTGCTGCTCCACGTGTCAACCAACAAAGACCCAGCAACTGtttaa